AGAATCCTACGGGTTTCTTCCGTTGACTTTCTCGTCTCCGTGGCAACCAGGCCGCTACATAGATAGATGAATGCCTTGCTCTACCTTGAGTGTGGTATACTTATCCGTACTGGCTCGTCCAAAGGCTTCCAGGTGTCCCATAATCGGGCATTGTCTTCCGCAGGTACTCTCGTTGAATTCCACGTTGGAGGCGGTCCCCAGATACTTCTGGGTATCAATGTGAAAAAAGCGTACGGCTTCGTCCCTTTTCCAGTAGTGCCCTGCACACTCGACCATCCAGTTATCGCCCCCATCTCCATTCCCGTCGCCTTTTCCGTAGGCGGATACTTCCTGTTGTTGTGAAAGGACGGATTTGACGCCGTGCGAGTGCAGGTTCTTGAGCGTGTCCGTGTGCGTGAGGCGGAACATGGAGCCGCACGGTACGGGTTGGGCCAATTGGCACGAGGCAGCGTCGCCCTTATCGGTGTACTCGGACGGTCCTCCGTGATGGGCGGGTCGGAGCCACCAGAGCGTATTCTGTGTCCCCGGATCCGCGACAAAGGTGACGAGCTGCTGGCCGCTTCCGGAATTGAGATTCTTGGGCTCCGAATTCAAATAGTAACCGGTGTCGACGTGGGATATTTTGATGACTGAACCACACGTGACCAACTCGTCATCTGTAACGAGGAGACGCTGTGAGTGAAGGTTTCTCTGACAGAATTTTCAACGAAAGCTCGCGAGATAACCGCAACGATGACCACGTAACGAGAGCGTTTTGCCCGGCTCGAGAATTTCGACGAAATTCCATCCTTTCCTATTCATCCGTTCTATAAATGTCTTACCCTTGCAAACGACACCCTCTAGAAAGAGACATGCGTAGAAAAGGAACGCTGAAGTCAGCAAGGATTGTCGTCCGAGCCTCGTCATGGTCAACACCGCTTGCAATGCGGAAATGCGAAAGGGTCTTTCTGACAGTTTGCTAGAGAGTCCACATACCGTTTCGCGTAGCCGAAAGTGGTGGATCGATTCCACGAGGCATTGTTGCATTGGTCGATCTCTCGAAGTGTGTTAAGGCTGGGGTTTAGATGTATATGCAAATCGAGAGTTTCTCTCCCTTCCGTGAATCGACACCGAAACATGACTGTATCGTCTTTGGGGGGAACGTTGGAAtttgacttactgttaggagTATTCTGGAAGCGACATAGTCGTTGTCGGACCATGGTATTGCCGGAACGGCGTCAGCATCCAATACGGCGACGAAGTCTCCTTCGAGCAACGCATTTCCTGTGTCATCCCTTCCGGATTATATTCACTGCTCTCTGGTGTTTTTACGTCTTTTACTGCTTCCGTTATGGCGATGTCAGCAACGGTAACGGCGCCTACGCCCCTCCAATTCACGAGAATCAAGGCGGGAACCATACCGGAGCAAGCAATCCACACTATTCCAGTACTGTCATCGACGGTAAACGGAATGATTTCGTCTCACCGCAGTATGATAGATCCGTCGAGACGGTGGCCTTCAACACCACACAACAGTACATTAAGTACAACAAACGTGGTCGAGCCGTGGTCAAGGCCATTACGCGGGTGCGCCTGGAAGATCTTACCGATTTGCCGGAATCGCTCTTGGCGAAAGCGAATGCGACCAGTCCCGCTCTCCCAGATCCCAATCGCGCGGACAAGGAACCGATTCTGCGCATGCTCCGCCAAGCCGGAATCACCGACGTGGATCCCCGCGTGATAACGCTCTTGCCCTCGTGGCGGGACGTGACGGACTTGTACGGCGATGACGTCCCCATTGTTGGTCTGGATGAGGCGTCTTGTCGGTGGTTCCGTGACACTGTCCCCCTCCGTGACGCATACCTCGGCGCCGCCGGACTCTTCAACACGGGAACCAACGCGTTGACGTACTACCTCCGCGCGAACCTTCTCCTACCCTTCCGGGGCGAGGCACCGATTCATCGGGACGGGAAGGATTCCAATCGACAAGGAATTCTGACGCAAGTGCCCTGGGACAAACACTGGTTTGCTCGACTGCGGAATCATCATACGGTGGATCTGTACGCCAATGTGACGAAAGCACACGTTTTGCCGATTGTCATGATTCGGGACCCGCTCTCCTGGAGTCAGTCCATGTGTCAGCAACCGTATCTGGTCCGCTGGCGAGGTCGGACGGTACACTGTCCCGATTGGCGAGAACCCGTGCTCATTCCACACATGACTGGTGGACACCATTGGGACAGTCTCTGGCATCTCTGGAACGACTGGTACCGGGATTATTGGCAACACGAAAATCCCCGACTCATCGTTCGGTTCGAAGACTTGTTGTGGCGACCACAGCAAGTCCTACGGGCAATTCAATCTTGTGTGGGGGCGACGTGGACTACTCCCGGTACTTTTTACTACGTCGTCGACCGGAGCAAATGGGAACACGTCAAAACATTCCGGGCTCAGTCCAATATGGTGTCAGCCATGATCAAGCACGGCACGCCATCGCAGCGCGTCCGGAATCTGTCTTTGGAGgaattggaacaagccaGGCAGATTCTGGATCCACAGATCATGGAATTGTTTGGCTATTCGGTGCCAAAACCAAGTTGAACTGCTAGTACAAATAAAAAGGATATCCACTACGCACAATCCCATATATTTACTCAATTAGAAATGATGTAATTCAACGCTCCGTAGCCTAAACGAAACGACGCTTGTCCGATCCTGGCTTGGTATCATCCAGTCTAACGTCTTCCAATCCCGTTTCCGTCCCTTGTTCCATATTCATATCGCCAGTGCCGTCACTGTGGGTTCCGTCACGACGGTACGGCATGGGACCACGTTCTTCCTGATCCGGGTCCAACGCTGGCATACCGTACAGCTTACCAGTTTCGCCTGTAGTGGTATCGAGCTCGCCATCTTCAATATCCACCGTGGCGGCCACCTCGAGCGACAGATTGGCCAGCGGTTGGATAATGTTTCGTTTCAAGACCGCTTGCATGATAATGGTCCCCACCAAGGGGAAAAATCCGAGGACACCCTGAGCCGGGGCCTCTTTGATTCCCATGTACGCAATGAAGATAACTTCACCCATGTACAAACAGGCAATCAAAAAGCCGAAAAGTTTCTGCCAGGTAGCGTCACCACCGCCTTCAAACTCTTGGGCATACACGTGTAGGCATTGATGCTTCATGACCAAGTAGCTGCCGGCAAAATAGATCAAACCAAAGACCTCCATGAGTGGGACGATCGGCATGTAAAGGACTACGACGAGAAACATAAAAACCACGGGTGGGACCTTCTGTCCCCATTCAAGCGAGGGTGgctcttttccttggtcCAACTGCCGCTGTGTACGCATCGCCTCGGGTTGAATCATCTGCATGATCAGTTTGATTCCATAGGTAGGAAGCATGGAGAGCTCCATTCCAAAGGAACCAAAGGACGAGACAAGCATCAtgttgacgaagaagacggaGGCCCCTGGCAAGGCTGACGCGATAATGTCAACGATGGCACTGATGTTGAAATCGGAAATCAAGGCATCAATTTGATTGAAGACGCTCCCTCCAATCAAAATCAACCACAAGTTTCTGAAAAGCAATGAAAGGGAGACAGTTGAAAAATGTGAGAGGAAGTCGATACTCAACGAGCTTCGACTTGAGAACGCACTGCATTTACTTACGCAAATTGAAACAATTGATGCCAGTAGAGCGCGTAGGCGTCAACTTCAGCCATACTCTTGTAACGAACGAATTGCTTCGCTGCTGCAACAATCGCCATATACAGGACCGCCATGAGGATGGCGAGAGCAATGACAGGCAACAAACCACTGACTAAACCATACCAAAAGGCGTCGGGGTTTGCCGAGTCCACACCGATTGACTCCAAAATGGAGTTGAGATTGGCAATGCTTGTGACAAACGAAACGGGGGCTGCCCAAAAGAGAATCCCAGCTAACCACAAAGCAGCGGCTTGGACTTGCAGAATTTTTTGCTGCGGTAGAGGTACAGAAATGTTCTTCCACAGAACGCCTTTGGGGTCGGGAGCGGGAAAGATGATCATGCTGTCAGGGTTGCCGGTCAGCTCACACTGTACCGCTGCTTGCTTGGTGCGAAGATTGGAAAAGGTTACAAATGCCGTTGAAGTATCGGCCTTGCCACTGTGCTGATCCTCAGCGGAAAAGCTAGTCTCAATATTTCCATCGTCTACGTCAACCCTCTTGGAGCTTGTTGCTTTTCCAGCCTCGGACGAATCGAACATGGAACGTTCCATATCAATGGCTTCGTTCAAACGGTCAATTTCAATCTTGTAGTGTTCGATCGCGTCGGTGGGTGAGCCTCCGCAAAGACCCATGGTGGCACCAACCT
This portion of the Phaeodactylum tricornutum CCAP 1055/1 chromosome 19, whole genome shotgun sequence genome encodes:
- a CDS encoding predicted protein; protein product: TDDELVTCGSVIKISHVDTGYYLNSEPKNLNSGSGQQLVTFVADPGTQNTLWWLRPAHHGGPSEYTDKGDAASCQLAQPVPCGSMFRLTHTDTLKNLHSHGVKSVLSQQQEVSAYGKGDGNGDGGDNWMVECAGHYWKRDEAVRFFHIDTQKYLGTASNVEFNESTCGRQCPIMGHLEAFGRASTDKYTTLKVEQGIHLSM
- a CDS encoding predicted protein, which translates into the protein MTVSSLGGTLEFDLLLGVFWKRHSRCRTMVLPERRQHPIRRRSLLRATHFLCHPFRIIFTALWCFYVFYCFRYGDVSNGNGAYAPPIHENQGGNHTGASNPHYSSTVIDGKRNDFVSPQYDRSVETVAFNTTQQYIKYNKRGRAVVKAITRVRLEDLTDLPESLLAKANATSPALPDPNRADKEPILRMLRQAGITDVDPRVITLLPSWRDVTDLYGDDVPIVGLDEASCRWFRDTVPLRDAYLGAAGLFNTGTNALTYYLRANLLLPFRGEAPIHRDGKDSNRQGILTQVPWDKHWFARLRNHHTVDLYANVTKAHVLPIVMIRDPLSWSQSMCQQPYLVRWRGRTVHCPDWREPVLIPHMTGGHHWDSLWHLWNDWYRDYWQHENPRLIVRFEDLLWRPQQVLRAIQSCVGATWTTPGTFYYVVDRSKWEHVKTFRAQSNMVSAMIKHGTPSQRVRNLSLEELEQARQILDPQIMELFGYSVPKPS
- the ERD gene encoding early-response-to-dehydration protein, whose product is MDESSSTEVVISWSGIWVTGLVSFVQGLVFYSFFRYRRGKDAPAEQYDLYEPRQHTRQHRSPPPFAGSWYKAAWNVSQEETLRCVGLDSYMFLRFLRLGARICTMGCVLALVLIPTYATGEERGRSTQQFNQLTLARVSADSKRLWASLIAWWIFVGFVLYELWNEWVLYAHNRYEFLARGDVDMPKGYRYAVRVEQIPPAYRTDQALLDYFERLFPGSVEQATVFWKTDKLQALIDERQVTIEKLESAVAFTHGKPNKPRPKVKVGATMGLCGGSPTDAIEHYKIEIDRLNEAIDMERSMFDSSEAGKATSSKRVDVDDGNIETSFSAEDQHSGKADTSTAFVTFSNLRTKQAAVQCELTGNPDSMIIFPAPDPKGVLWKNISVPLPQQKILQVQAAALWLAGILFWAAPVSFVTSIANLNSILESIGVDSANPDAFWYGLVSGLLPVIALAILMAVLYMAIVAAAKQFVRYKSMAEVDAYALYWHQLFQFANLWLILIGGSVFNQIDALISDFNISAIVDIIASALPGASVFFVNMMLVSSFGSFGMELSMLPTYGIKLIMQMIQPEAMRTQRQLDQGKEPPSLEWGQKVPPVVFMFLVVVLYMPIVPLMEVFGLIYFAGSYLVMKHQCLHVYAQEFEGGGDATWQKLFGFLIACLYMGEVIFIAYMGIKEAPAQGVLGFFPLVGTIIMQAVLKRNIIQPLANLSLEVAATVDIEDGELDTTTGETGKLYGMPALDPDQEERGPMPYRRDGTHSDGTGDMNMEQGTETGLEDVRLDDTKPGSDKRRFV